Proteins encoded within one genomic window of Balneolaceae bacterium:
- a CDS encoding TonB-dependent receptor, giving the protein MMVRQDSVKVIDWGLFPSFSAGWRISSESFMDEVDLFSNLRLRASWGQLGNQEIGLFQFMNIYNLNQPYQFNGSVTPGAAVTDAGNPNITWETTTMTNIGLDLGFKDDRIEVIGEYFWNYTEDILLDLPIPATVGVDPPTQNAAEVSNVGWELQVNYNSEPRMDNGFQYSVGVSMSDVVNTIESLSGEGPFFPDKFTVWAEGHSINSLRGLSSPGLYRSQSDLDQYPATVNPNVGIGDIIYEDLNGDGQISQSFGENGDQYIMGNEDPRYEFGINFSASFKGFDFTMFWQGVLKQKHTLDGALMEGPNWQNYIPAVMAEETYHPERNPEGTWPIVTAGNTWNLQESDFWIQDTKYLRLKNFQLGYTINQSYLRNLRVFVTGENLLTFTPTDLFDPETPRGRSQFFPHTKKVAMGVNVTF; this is encoded by the coding sequence ATGATGGTTCGTCAAGATTCGGTGAAGGTAATCGACTGGGGACTCTTCCCGTCATTTTCTGCAGGGTGGAGAATCTCAAGTGAAAGTTTTATGGATGAAGTTGATCTGTTTAGCAATCTCCGTTTGAGAGCTTCTTGGGGACAGCTTGGTAACCAAGAAATCGGATTATTTCAGTTTATGAATATCTATAACCTGAATCAGCCCTATCAGTTTAATGGAAGTGTTACACCTGGTGCTGCAGTTACAGATGCAGGAAATCCAAATATTACCTGGGAAACAACAACGATGACTAATATTGGCCTAGATTTAGGCTTTAAGGATGATCGAATTGAGGTAATTGGTGAATATTTTTGGAATTACACAGAAGATATTCTGTTAGATCTCCCTATACCAGCTACGGTTGGTGTAGATCCACCAACGCAAAATGCAGCTGAAGTATCGAATGTAGGTTGGGAATTGCAAGTGAATTATAATAGTGAACCTCGCATGGATAATGGATTTCAATATTCTGTTGGTGTAAGTATGTCTGATGTGGTTAATACCATTGAAAGCCTTAGTGGAGAAGGGCCATTCTTCCCAGACAAATTTACGGTATGGGCTGAAGGGCACTCAATTAACTCATTAAGAGGGTTGAGTTCTCCTGGGCTCTATCGAAGTCAATCAGATTTGGACCAATATCCTGCTACTGTGAATCCTAATGTTGGGATTGGAGACATTATCTATGAAGATCTGAACGGAGATGGGCAAATCTCTCAATCCTTTGGTGAAAATGGAGACCAATACATCATGGGAAATGAAGACCCCAGGTATGAGTTCGGAATTAACTTTAGCGCTTCTTTCAAGGGATTTGATTTTACGATGTTCTGGCAGGGAGTTCTGAAGCAGAAGCATACACTTGATGGTGCTTTAATGGAAGGGCCAAACTGGCAAAACTACATTCCAGCAGTCATGGCTGAAGAAACATACCATCCAGAAAGAAATCCAGAAGGTACGTGGCCTATTGTAACGGCAGGTAATACTTGGAATTTGCAGGAATCAGATTTTTGGATTCAGGATACGAAGTATCTGAGATTGAAAAACTTTCAGCTTGGGTACACGATTAATCAGTCCTACTTGAGAAACCTGAGAGTGTTTGTAACAGGAGAAAATCTCTTGACATTTACTCCGACTGATCTGTTTGATCCTGAAACACCCAGAGGGCGTAGTCAATTCTTCCCTCACACCAAGAAAGTTGCCATGGGCGTTAACGTAACATTTTAA
- a CDS encoding Gfo/Idh/MocA family oxidoreductase, whose protein sequence is MSNKVFDILVVGCGNMGTSHARAYNRLDGFNIVGLVSRGPESRGKLLNELGGNIPTFNKFKTALKETKPDAVSINTYASTHADYTIKALESGAHVFVEKPLAETVKDAEAVVTAAKKAGKKVLVGYIARHHPGWIRFVNEGKKLGKPLVMRMNLNQQSTGSEWQVHKNLMDVMSPIVDCGVHYVDMMCQMTQSDPVQVHAIGARLSEEINEDMYNYGQLQVVFEDGSVGWYESGWGPMISEYAYFVKDVFGPKGSVSIRKNTFDQPRGKSADIEEHGIVRQLHLHSSQTDQNGKLLNEDKIVDIEDEPDHDELCYYEQKYFLKTIKEDIDLSEHLKVAVQTLKIVLACDESVRTKKIVPID, encoded by the coding sequence ATGAGTAATAAAGTTTTTGACATATTAGTAGTGGGATGTGGAAATATGGGTACATCGCACGCCCGTGCTTATAACAGATTAGATGGATTTAATATAGTTGGGCTCGTTAGTCGTGGACCTGAAAGTAGGGGTAAATTATTAAATGAGTTAGGTGGGAATATTCCAACGTTCAACAAATTTAAAACTGCTCTTAAAGAAACCAAGCCGGATGCTGTCTCGATCAATACTTATGCAAGTACACACGCAGATTATACAATTAAGGCACTTGAAAGCGGAGCTCACGTATTTGTGGAAAAACCCCTTGCTGAAACAGTTAAAGATGCAGAAGCTGTTGTGACTGCAGCAAAAAAAGCAGGAAAAAAAGTTCTTGTTGGTTATATAGCCAGACATCATCCGGGATGGATTCGTTTTGTAAATGAAGGAAAAAAACTCGGAAAACCACTTGTTATGAGAATGAATCTTAACCAACAGAGTACTGGCTCTGAATGGCAGGTACACAAAAATTTAATGGATGTGATGTCACCCATTGTAGATTGTGGTGTTCACTATGTGGATATGATGTGCCAAATGACTCAATCAGATCCCGTTCAGGTTCATGCCATAGGTGCTCGTTTATCTGAAGAGATAAACGAGGATATGTATAATTATGGTCAGCTTCAGGTAGTATTCGAGGATGGATCAGTAGGATGGTATGAATCAGGCTGGGGGCCTATGATTAGTGAATATGCATATTTTGTTAAAGATGTTTTCGGGCCAAAAGGAAGTGTTAGCATCAGAAAAAACACATTTGACCAACCTCGTGGTAAATCAGCTGACATAGAAGAACATGGCATTGTTCGCCAGCTTCATCTTCATTCATCTCAAACAGATCAAAATGGGAAACTACTTAATGAGGATAAAATTGTTGATATAGAAGATGAGCCGGATCACGATGAACTTTGCTATTATGAGCAAAAATATTTTCTAAAAACTATAAAGGAAGATATTGACCTCTCAGAGCACTTAAAAGTTGCAGTACAGACATTAAAAATTGTTTTAGCATGTGATGAATCTGTACGGACTAAAAAGATTGTACCAATAGATTAA
- a CDS encoding SusC/RagA family TonB-linked outer membrane protein, translating into MKNKLLLTIILICALATSGYAQDVTVEGTVTDAVTGEQLPGVNVVIQGTSTGTTTGMDGAFTIDIDGPGTSLVFSYVGYEAQTVSITSSHINQGLDIELQEDVALLEELVVVGFGTQERADVTGAVSSIQGAEVEERPLTNPALALQGVTPGLQIQYGGGQPGEENTIARIRGTGTLNNSDPLVLIDGVEQSLSTVEPSAIESISVLKDAASASIYGSRAANGVILIETKRGQSSGMSVTYNNHIGVQNLLGWPESAGKEDWMRLENEAQVNAGGQPTYSEEYIQNVVAGTNPLQYPWADWEKGVFQDNASEQNHALSISTGSDFGRIYASMNYTDTDGVIQNFNNKRASLRLNTDLYLRDDLTLTTNLLYRNRNVTGPGFRPQRITQGILHINRNAIMDFPDGQEATGDLFFGTWNPFIMANSGETQRLSNDILGTSRPQISINRLFKYRR; encoded by the coding sequence ATGAAAAATAAATTACTATTAACAATAATATTAATATGTGCTTTAGCGACTTCAGGTTATGCTCAAGATGTAACTGTTGAGGGTACAGTCACGGATGCTGTTACTGGAGAACAACTCCCAGGGGTAAATGTAGTTATTCAGGGGACATCCACCGGAACTACTACTGGAATGGATGGGGCGTTTACAATTGACATTGATGGACCTGGAACTTCCTTGGTTTTCTCATATGTAGGTTATGAAGCACAAACAGTTTCAATAACTTCTTCACACATTAACCAAGGTCTTGATATTGAACTTCAAGAAGATGTAGCGCTTCTTGAAGAATTGGTTGTGGTTGGGTTTGGAACCCAGGAAAGGGCCGACGTGACTGGTGCTGTAAGTTCAATTCAGGGAGCTGAAGTTGAAGAGAGACCGCTAACCAATCCCGCATTAGCGCTGCAAGGTGTAACACCTGGTTTGCAAATACAATACGGAGGTGGTCAACCGGGAGAAGAGAATACAATAGCCCGGATTCGGGGTACTGGTACACTGAATAATTCAGATCCACTTGTATTAATTGATGGTGTTGAGCAGTCCTTATCCACCGTTGAACCAAGTGCTATCGAATCAATTTCAGTTCTAAAGGATGCCGCATCAGCCTCGATCTATGGGTCAAGAGCGGCTAACGGAGTCATTTTAATTGAGACGAAACGAGGTCAATCGTCGGGTATGTCTGTAACTTATAATAATCACATAGGTGTGCAGAACTTACTGGGTTGGCCAGAGAGTGCGGGTAAAGAAGATTGGATGAGATTGGAGAATGAAGCCCAGGTAAATGCTGGGGGGCAGCCTACATATAGTGAAGAGTATATTCAGAATGTTGTTGCTGGAACGAATCCACTTCAATACCCTTGGGCTGACTGGGAAAAAGGTGTCTTTCAAGATAACGCTTCTGAGCAAAATCACGCCTTGTCAATCTCAACAGGAAGCGATTTTGGGCGGATTTATGCCTCTATGAATTATACAGACACTGATGGTGTCATTCAGAATTTTAATAACAAAAGAGCAAGTCTTCGATTGAATACAGACTTATATCTTAGGGATGATCTGACCTTGACTACAAATCTGCTTTATCGAAATAGAAATGTAACCGGACCTGGTTTTAGACCCCAAAGAATAACTCAGGGAATTCTGCATATTAACCGTAATGCTATAATGGATTTTCCCGATGGGCAAGAAGCAACAGGAGATCTATTCTTCGGTACATGGAATCCATTTATAATGGCCAATTCTGGTGAGACTCAGCGATTAAGTAATGATATCCTTGGTACAAGTAGGCCTCAGATATCAATTAACCGACTATTTAAATATCGAAGGTGA
- a CDS encoding TonB-dependent receptor, producing MIHPVTGETVAASGWFGTNTLQEANYSKEELSQRLYLNYDQDFGTHDVSGLIGYEEIYNSSEVTSAGRANFFNNELRDLSAGDAGDQRTCRPYNDPGEFAGSCFNNEWRLRSFFGRVNYSYDDRYSVQANLRYDGSSRFGEGNRLGTLPVIFCRVENLK from the coding sequence ATGATTCATCCGGTTACAGGCGAAACCGTTGCTGCAAGTGGGTGGTTTGGAACTAACACATTGCAAGAAGCTAACTACAGCAAAGAAGAGTTGAGCCAGAGATTGTATCTGAATTATGATCAAGATTTTGGAACCCATGACGTAAGTGGATTAATTGGTTATGAAGAAATTTATAATAGCTCTGAAGTTACTTCTGCAGGACGTGCAAATTTCTTCAATAATGAATTGAGAGATCTTAGCGCAGGGGATGCCGGTGACCAAAGAACATGTAGACCATATAACGATCCGGGTGAGTTTGCAGGTAGCTGTTTTAATAATGAATGGAGGCTACGATCATTCTTTGGGCGTGTGAATTATTCCTATGATGATCGGTATTCAGTACAAGCCAATCTTAGATATGATGGTTCGTCAAGATTCGGTGAAGGTAATCGACTGGGGACTCTTCCCGTCATTTTCTGCAGGGTGGAGAATCTCAAGTGA
- a CDS encoding MFS transporter, producing MKKTTVARFCVMMFFQFFIWGAWYTSIAIYMGNEGMGNLTHWPYTVNPISAIIAPFFVGLIADRYFSTEKVLGFLHITGAIFMFIAPYSSNYPLLFILLIFGHCLCYMPTLSLSNAITFHHINDQQSEFPIIRVFGTMGWITAGLVVSFGLGIFVSDSLKPEQTSLPIYLSAFFSLLLGLYAFTLPHTPPKGSDTPISLKSIVGVDALKHLGNRSFYIFLMCSLLISIPLAAYFNFTQVFLNDTGFTNLAAVQTIGQFSEIIFMLLMPFFFIRLGVKWMLGVGMGAWVIRYALFAAGATDQITWMILTGIALHGICYDFFYVTGHIYVDMKSTDKIRGQAQGLLVLLTYGVGMLIGAQLAGITYNNLLGDALSMTLSNWESFWILPSILAAIVLTIFIIFFNEKVVDETASADDINI from the coding sequence ATGAAAAAAACCACCGTTGCCCGATTCTGTGTTATGATGTTTTTCCAGTTTTTTATCTGGGGAGCATGGTACACTTCTATCGCTATTTATATGGGTAATGAAGGAATGGGGAATTTAACTCACTGGCCATATACAGTTAATCCAATAAGTGCAATCATTGCACCTTTCTTTGTAGGATTAATAGCTGACAGATATTTTTCAACGGAAAAAGTCCTTGGATTCTTACACATCACAGGAGCGATTTTTATGTTTATTGCTCCTTATTCATCCAACTACCCTCTGCTTTTCATTCTTTTGATTTTCGGTCACTGTTTATGTTATATGCCTACTTTAAGTTTATCTAACGCAATAACTTTTCATCATATCAATGATCAACAGTCTGAATTCCCAATCATTAGGGTTTTTGGTACTATGGGTTGGATCACTGCTGGCTTGGTAGTTAGTTTTGGATTGGGAATATTTGTATCCGATAGTTTAAAGCCTGAACAAACGTCACTACCGATTTATCTTTCAGCTTTTTTCAGTCTTCTTTTGGGTTTGTACGCTTTTACACTACCTCATACACCTCCAAAAGGTTCTGACACTCCCATTTCTTTAAAAAGTATTGTTGGTGTTGATGCTTTAAAACATCTGGGGAATCGTTCTTTCTATATTTTCTTGATGTGCTCCCTTCTTATATCAATCCCCCTTGCTGCATATTTTAACTTTACTCAAGTTTTTCTTAATGATACTGGCTTTACAAATCTTGCTGCCGTTCAAACTATAGGTCAGTTTTCCGAAATTATTTTCATGCTTCTAATGCCGTTCTTTTTTATTCGGCTTGGAGTTAAGTGGATGTTGGGTGTTGGAATGGGTGCATGGGTAATTAGATATGCACTATTTGCTGCTGGTGCAACAGATCAGATTACATGGATGATTCTGACAGGTATTGCTTTACACGGAATTTGTTATGATTTCTTCTATGTTACAGGACACATTTATGTGGACATGAAATCAACCGACAAAATAAGAGGTCAGGCACAAGGATTATTAGTACTTCTTACATATGGTGTAGGTATGCTCATTGGGGCGCAATTAGCAGGAATTACATATAATAATCTGCTTGGTGATGCCCTTTCAATGACTTTGAGCAACTGGGAATCATTCTGGATACTACCATCAATTTTAGCTGCTATAGTGCTTACTATTTTCATAATATTTTTTAATGAAAAGGTTGTAGATGAAACTGCATCGGCCGATGATATAAATATATAA